The nucleotide sequence cactacagacaccctggttcgaatccagactgtatcacaaccggcccgttattgggagtcccatagggcagcgcacaattgtcctggtttggccggtgtaggccgtcattgtaaataagaatttgttcttaactgacttgcctggttagataaaggtaaaaataaataaacactaGACTTGCCTCCTCTTATGTTTTGGGTATATAGCAGGGTCCTGTGCAGTGTTTGGTCAGAGGTTCAGACCCagcaagaggaggagagggagcagtAGGTCTTGTTCAGTGTTTGGTCAGAGTCAGTGTTTGGAGGTTGCTGTGCTGCTGAGTGAGGTATAGCATAGCCACTGTTGGGTTGATAATCTGATTGTGGGGGAGGGGAGAGCGAGTTAAGGGTGAGGGGGGTCACCGGGTAGAGAGAAAgtgggggggaaggagaggaggaatggtTGGAAGGagtagaggtggaggagggagggagggaaaaagcGGGAGGGAGGCTGTCTGGGCAGGGGGGTGTTGATCGATTCCAGGCTTGGCGTTTCCAGACAGGCTGAATGGTCAGAGGTCACCTGGTCTCATTTCctatgaaagagaggttgtgtgtgtctgtctggttcggccatgcgtgtgtttgtctgtctgctcCCGCACTCCTCCTGCATGGGGCTGGGCTGGCTGCTCACATAACAAGATCACATGGATATACTGCCAGCAACTAACATCTAAATAGATACTAACACCCATGCACACCCCCCCTTACACACACAGCTGTATCCTATACACTTATTAAAACCCACGTCATACATGTATAATTACCCACGGACATAAACATATACATATATCCAAAACATGTAGGCTATTAATATATTtgcacacataaacaaacacacatgcatatatTAGTAGGCTACATATATACAGGGCTTGACGTAAAATGTTTTAGCCACTTGTCtaacacacacatttattgtactatccttgtggggaccaaacaattgattcccattcaaaatcctattttccctaatcgctaactctaaacctaacccctaactctattGCTAGCCCTaatcttaaccttaaccctaaacctaacccctaaccctatttCTAGCCCTaatcttaaccttaaccctaaaccctaagcctaaaaaaatatttttcttgTGGGGACTGGCCAAATGTCTGAATTGTACTTGTTTAACTATCCTTGTGAGGGCTTCTGGTCCcagacttctggtccccacaaggataggaAAAACAAACCACACAAATTGCAGACAGGGAGAGCATGCTAATtgcacccacacagacagtgatgGAGTGGGGACACTTAACACTCCACTGTTAGCACAACTCTCTGCTAACAACAACCAAAATAAACATTTAGCATTGACCCTCACACACcctcacacgcaaacacacatgcACTTACGTACgcacatgtccacacacacacacagagcgaagGGGTAGCGAGGGTtttactctgtctctgtctgataTTGCTGAATTGCTATGTCAGGGTCAgtgaattagtgtgtgtgtgtgtgtgtgtgtgtgtgtgtgtgtgtgtgtgtgtgtgtgtgtgtgtgtgtgtgtgtgtgtgtgtgtgtgtgtgtgtgtgtgtgtgtgtgtgtgtgtgtgtgtgtgtgtgtatgtgtgtatatatgtgaaTGAGAAGACAGATTACAGTCCTTGATGATGGTCTAGGTCTCAGCATTGTGGTGGCTGGAGTGTGAAGTGAGGAAGAGTGGGGGAGGGTCTGAGAGGAAGGATAGGGTCATGACCAACCCCCGTCCCCACTTCTCCTCCCACCTGGGACTTGAACCCATGACCCTATGGTGAATGAGTTCAAGGGAGCCACCGCCATTACTgtgaactgtgtgtgtctgtgtttcacatGAAGGTTCTGTGTGTTACATACTTGCATAGTCATTTTCAACACAGTCACTAAGACTGTGTTTActtttgttagtgtgtgtgtgtgtgtgtgtgtgtgtgtgtgtgtgtgtgtgtgtgtgtgtgtgtgtgtgtgtgtgtgtgtgtgtgtgtgtgtgtgtgtgtggacgtgtttaactattcttgtggggaccagaagtccctacaagaatagtaaacgaacaaaaagttgaccagctggggacattttgttagtccccacaaggtcaaatgctatttctagggggtttagggttaaggttagaattagtgttagggttagaattaagttaaatattaaggttaggagctagggttagttgtagggttagggttaggagctagggttaggtttagggttaggataaagtttaggtttttgggttagggttagggttagggttaaggttaggattagggttaggtttagggttagggaaaataggattttgaatgggactgaattgtatgtccccacaaggttagaggtacaagactgtgtgtgtgtgtgtgtgtgtgtgtgtgtgtgtgtgtgtgtgtgtgtgtgtgtgtgtgtgtgtgtgtgtgtgtgtgtgtgtgtgtgtgtgtgtgtgtgtgtgcatgtgtgtgtgtgtgcgtgtgtgcatgtgtgtgcatgtgtgtgcatgtgtgtgcgtaccAGTCCCAACTGAAGTGAATGGCAATTGCATTAAAGTATTGATCCAGTCTGGGGCAGGTAGACACAGACTCAGTCACCCAGACGAGGGGGAAGGTCCATCACCATTCCCATTACCTCTGACATCTTCATCAATAACCCTCACAAAGACACGCATGCTAATGTATTATGCCTAACGCTCTAAAACAGACACACATTCAGTGGCATGGATTCAATTAGTACTATCAAACCGACATGGGTAAGACGACAACATGCACTGTCACTACTATCATACTATCATATAACACTCTGAGGTGTGAATGGAAATCACTCACCACAAATAAATTCACTCGCTGGAACTCATACTATTGTGAAAATGTTCTCCATGCATGCATGACTACATAGATGCAAATTAAAACACTAGCCATGCAAGCCTCCATTAAATAGCCCCCAGTAGCTGCATCATGCATTAATGTCCAAGCACACAAACAGCCCTTGACACATTTGTCACATCATATTTATGTCTGGTTGTAAGAAACTCttccataggatgacaatgcacTCAGATGTTATATCCAGATTTATGAAAGTGCTATGTCCTTCCTTACAACATGGAGATATACTTTATATACAACATTACAAGAAGGATATAAAAATAGTAAATGACTGTAATGATTTGAGATAGATTGCAGGTAGAATGCACTTACCCTCTGTCCTCCTGTGTCCAGCCCCGACACATGCAGCcagacactctgtctctctcttctcctctctgccccctccaTACGCCAAGccccgtttctctctctccctcgccccgCATTCCTCTATCTCTGTCTATCCCTTCCTTTACCCCCTCTCCTTTACATCCTCTATTCTCCCCGTTTGCAAACTctgccctctctttctccctctctattctcactCATCCGTctccttcacccccccccccccccagtgcctCTCCCTGTTTTGTATTTTCTTCATTCCCCTCCCCGGtctatcactctctttctctctctccttcttcaccTCTCTAATGTCTTCTTCCTGCTGCTGTAAACTTAACTGCAGACTGTCTGGTGTTtccgtgcctgtgtgtgtgtgtctgtgagagagagagagagagagagagagagagagagagagagagagagagagagagagagagagagagagagagagagagagagagagatagagagagagtgggaagtgCAAACCAGGACATGCAGCCTGTGTCAGTTTGAATGAATATTGTGCACGCTCTGCTTCTCCCtattccccctctccccctctctgcccctcctccaccctgtctctctctccctctcgtgtGTGCTTGCAtactctctctcccaccttcaaAAATGTTCACACCATTTATATTTATACACATGCCACCCTTAATCCCTGTCATTCCACTATCtttattctttctttctttctcttgcacacacacacacacacacacacacacacacacacacacacacacacacacacacacacacacacacacacacacacacacacacacacacacacacacacacacacacacacacacactctgtattTATTAACCCCCGTTGTATAATACTATCATGTAAATGCTGCTCTATTCCAAGTCTTTTGTAACTGAAAGACTATAGACTCACAGGCATGTCATTATTTATTGGGAGATATTTGGAGCTATGATGTTTCCTTTTGTAGTCGTACTACTTTGATAAAGAAACTAAAACAAATCTAAATTTAGCCATGTGCCAAAAAATGGCAAGTGAAACAAAAATACTGTTACTTGTGTTTTGTATCTTCCATAGCGTTTGGATGAATGCATTGGTTCAAATTTTATGAATGTAATTTGCATGAAATTACAAAACTAACCAAAGCCGAACACAAATAAAAAGTAAGCGTGCCGTTGTGGGATAAACCTAAAAACAGAACAATTCCCCCGCGGTATTGATAAACCTCTCCTCCAATATCATTGttcctctactcctcctcctgctctctaccactctctccaTCATCCGCACTCCTTCCTTAGTTACATATTGATTAGTTAGTGTGTATGGGGCTGGTGCTGCTGTGGTCATTGAGGTCAACATGGTGGCCAGacaaccccctccctctctcttcatgcaGAAGACAGGCATGCAAATTGCAATCAGCTATAGAATTATGTGAAAAAGATATGGGACAACAATGCCAACATTCTCCAGAGACTATTCCTGTACTGGTGAGTGGAACTGGATAAGAGCTTTTCCTTGTTCCAGTGTCTCTCAACCTTGGGCCATGCGGGACCGGACATGATATTGCTATTCCTTCTTTGTGGACCACTTACATTGAAACAAACACTTGAGAGTTCACTAAATCTGTATAAGATAACAATTTGGCAAACCAAAAGACCAGCAGAGGAACATCGCTTTAATCTATGACATCATGGTCGTCCTCTCCCGATCCATATATAGAATATGAGGCTGAATATCCTGTATGTCTGGTCCTGTCCTAATCCTATTGACCTGCAACTTGGACtgaggggtagacgtaacatagtaaatgaaaATCCGGGACactgaaattagtatgatatgttatgtttggtattgtcacggatccctccggaactttcattacgcacacatgtcccctattcccactgattagtacttgtataagtgtgTCCTTTGGTTcccattgggctgtcgattattgttacaatgtccattggtgcgtgtgagtacctgtgctgtgcgTTTTGGGCTTTTGTtcccttgtggattgcgcagatgattacgggtctcgtcccgtgtgttaattattgtgcgcgtgtgttatttattcaaggtacACCTCGCTCTTTTgctttgggtttcaaccctgtgtttttgttacgtgtttgtttggttttcgtccccgtgcctttacacagcACGCCATAATTTGGgcttaataaaaaaaactattacgcattcctgcgcctgtctcccgaatcatttATGCCAACGTGAcaggtatggtatgtattcatttgtgaatgtccatcatccattttgtatgatatgttacaaattacaattcgtatgatatgttatgaattaaaaTTAATATGACAAACCCAAAATGGTTTTCCAGTAGATTATCCTTTGTtcaaaaattgcctttttgcctttaTACAGATTACAACTTCTCATTTCCGACTAATTGAAAATGACATTTTGTTTAAATTATCAccctttcttaaacaagccatacaaTTTCAGTTTTCTCCTCCaaaaaagatagaacaaatattacaacaaatgttatggttaaattcaaatatactgattaataaaaaaacattctttaacattctttattattttacaacaaactagaatggtccaaacacaccaagacagccgtgaagagggcacgacaaagcctcaggaaactaaaaagatttggcatgggtcctgagatcctcaaaaggttctacatctggaacatcctgactggttgcatcactgcctggaacggcaactgctcggcctctgaccgcaaggcactacagagggtagtgcgtacggcccagtacatcactggggctaagctgcctgccatccaggacctctacaccaggcggtgtcagaggaaggccctaaaaattgtcaaagaccccagccaccccagtcatagactgttctctctactaccgcatggcaagcggtaccggagtgccaagtctaggacaaaaaggcttctcaacagtttttacccccaagccataagactcctgaacaggtaatcaaatggctacccggactatttgtattgtgtgcccccccaacccctctttttatgctgctgctactctctgtttatcatatatgcatagtcactttaactatacattcatgtacatactacctcaattgggccaaccaaccagtgctccgAGACagtggctaactgggctatctgcattgtgtcccgccacccgccacccaccacccaccaaacccctcttttacgctactgctactctctgttcatcatatatgcatagtcactttaaccatatctacatactacctcaatcagcctgactaacccgGTGtctatgtagcctcgctacttttatagcctcactactgtatatagcctgtatttttactgttgttttacttctttacttacctattgttcacctaatacctttttttcactattggttagagcctgtaagtaagcatttcactgtaaggtctacctacacctgttgtattcggcgcacgtgacaaataaactttgatttgaagaaatgtcctctcactgtcaactgcctttattttcagcaaacttaacatgtgtaaatatttgtatgaacataagattcaacaactgagacataaactgaacaagttccacagacatgtgactaacagaaataaaccaaacgtaacatatcatactaatttgagtgtcccagatgTTCCTTTACTATGTTATGTCCAGTCTATGAGACCAGCCTGATTGACCAGCAGTGGTCATCTGCTGATAGACCACACAAACTGACAATGACCACACTGACCCCTCTGGTAGAGAGAATGACCATCAGCAGTcaatggaggagagggggatggggttggGAGTCATGGTCGAAAGGGGGCATAGGGgaaggatgagaggaggggaaaggggattGAGAGACGGCTGGGTGGAAGGATGTAAGATAATAGAGTGGTGATGGATGACAGGAATTCCATGCTGATTAAAACAGTTTTAGTACATTTCATGTTCTTTCCCATTTATATCTTAGAGATTGTAGACTGGTATTATCACTGCCTATATTGACTTGACCATAGAAATAgtatctcattctagttctgtggaCTTGACACACATAAACAGAGTGTATGAGTACCTGCATCAATCCCAAAACAAGACTGTTTGGTTTGAATAATTTGTATTATTCATGAGCATTAGATTTGACAAGGAGTTTTGAACCATAAAATATTAATCCTTCAACTAAGGCAGTTCTGATCCAGAACACTTGTCTCTCATTGGTGACATTCGACCGTCCTCACCAGTGGTTTGTAAATGACAATTGTTTCACCTTTTGACCCCTTTGGGCTCCGGAGTGGCGCAggggtttaaggcactgcatctcagtgctagaggcgtcactgtttggtttgaatccaggctggaTCATATCCGGAcatgatttggagtcccatagggcggcgcacaattggcacagcatcatctgggtttggccggggtaggccgtcattgtaaataagaatttgttcttaactgacttgcctagttgaataaataaaaaataaggtCCATTTCAGGTTAGTCTTTGGTTCCATCCTGGGGTTGGGTTACAAAGAATCTGAACCTCAGGGGTCAAGATCCAAAAGGGGGCCAGCCTCAGGGCAGGCCCTCAGTCACCTTTTGAAACTCTTACTCTGATAACTGCTGCCATTGTTAGTGTGTATGTTTTTCTGAGTATTTTCAAGTAGCCATCATCCAGATACAATAATGTTGCTGAGCTGTTCAGAGATATCATGCACATCTGGGATGCGCTGAGTGAGATGTAGGCTGTGTATATGTCTAGACATGTTTGAGCATGTTTGAGAGTCTAGTTCTGTTTGAGCATGTTTGAGAGTCTAGTTCTGTTTGAGCATGTTTGAGAGTCTAGTTCTGTTTGAGCATGTTTGAGAGTCTAGTTCTGTTTGAGTATGTTTGAGAGTCTAGTTCTGTTTGAGCATGTTTGAGAGTCTAGTTCTGTTTGAGAGTCTAGTTCTGTTTGAGCATGTTTGAGAGTCTAGTTCTGTTTGAGAGTCTAGTTCTGTTTGAGCATGTTTGAGAGTCTAGTTCTGTTTGAGCATATTTGAGAGTCTAGTTCTGTTTAAGCATGTTTGAGAGTCTAGTTCTGTTTGAGCATGTTTGAGAGTCTAGTTCTGTTTGAGCATGTTTGAGAGTCTAGTTCTGTTTGAGCATGTTTGAGAGTCTAGTTCTGTTTGAGCATATTTGAGAGTCTAGTTCTGTTTGAGCATGTTTGAGAGTCTAGTTGTTTGTGTGAGAGACTATTAGTCCACCTTGACTCGTGTTGCAGACCTCAATAGCTCCCTGTCCTTGTGTGAATGGCCCCTGATCAGGATGAATGATCCTGTCCTAAAGATCAAATGGCGATCAGTAACTGGAGCCAAAGCAGGATCAGTGTCAAGACCAGAcatgaacagagagagaagagagatggagtgaaagagagataGAAGGGTATGAGAGAGATTAATCTGGAGAGGATTTTTCCACAAAATGAGTTAAGCTCCACAATGATAAGGGAGGTTGGTCAAAGGCAATACGATTAACGGAATAATTACTCTCAAACGTTAGGAAGAAAGGATGCCCATTCTATCTGCCTGAAGGGCATCACAGCAATACACAGCTTCTGTAATCCCAGGAAGAGGCGGCGGCAAAAACACTGATTGACTTACCTCAGGGAGACAAACACTCACTTCTTATGGAAGAAGTCACACATTGAGAATTAATGCTACTGTGACAATAGTCCTGAGGAGGAAAGTATTGAAAAACAGTCTGGACTGGAGGAATCAAAAATGGCTACCAGTTCCACTTAAATGTAACATCTTGGTATATTCTTCCCTGGATAGTGCCTCCGCTTTGTCTAAGATCAAATCATGGGGAGGTATTCAGAGTAAATGATCACCACAAAACTCAATTTCTTTACAATAGTACTTTAATTTGACAATAATTCATAAATGATAAATCCAAACCATTTAGAGGAGGCTTATTGTATTGTTAAAGACATGCACCGGAACTTTGGCGactttaagtattttttaaacctcccgctttgggctggatgtgtcaatgtgtagttcatacatgcataatctatgagcagaattactgtttcaCCTCAATTAAccacgaaatccctagtttgaaagcaactgtttttctggaagctgtgcttCGCCATTCTCCTAAATTTTCCCCCACATGGGCCAGCCCCTAAACAATTCTAGTTCTAGctaatgagcttcagcccctcaccatttgagtgacagctaacAAGATGCACACAGCAGAGCAATGACATGGTGCACATGTGACGTAGTACGCAATTTCCGGGGACTCAGTGagtactttcagaactactggctaaaactAATTCAAAAGTGCCAGAGAATATCAAGTTAGTTGAAGTTTGTAGTGGCTGTTTAGAGAATCTCTTTAACAGGTTGCTGACCATGGCATCAATTATCATATCTCAGTATAGAGCACTATATACCAAATAAGTATCATTAGTAAACTGTTAACAGTAATTTATTTTATAAAGGAGATGCTTTATCATCATGTCATGTGTAGCTATAGTCCAGAGTGTTAATAGGCTTGGGCACTATATAACACATTACACAGTGCAGAAGGTACTCACACACTTTACACATCTCTCATACCATCTTGTCATCCAATAAATATGTCCATTCAGAGATTCTTGTTCAGCCATCTCATTATGTGTCCAGCAGTCATTGTCCTGCTAGTGTGAGTCCATTGGTCCATGACACATTAGTCCTTTGCTTGAGCTTGTGTCTGCTACTCCTGTGTCTCCGTCTCTGTCAGTGTCCGCTCCTGTGGTTCTGGGTCAGGTAGCTCCTGTGGTTGAGCTACAATGCCTGTCTTTATTTTAATTGTTTCTACAAGATCTAAACTGTCCATCTTTATTTGTTCTACaatgcctccctcctcctctacagCTGCCGATGCCTTTTCCTTCTCCTCATTCTCCTCCGTCTTCAGAGGCATCCATGACTCTTTGTGCAGCCTCTCGTTATTCTCCACCCCCTGGACACCAGGGGGCCCTGTGGCGGCCATAGCAGGCGGCAGGTGCTTGAACTCTTCGTCGTTCACATCATAGTCCTTCATCTTATGGTCCAGGATCCACCAGCGACCCGCGAAGCCAACGTCCAGTACCCGCGTGTGGAGCTCCCTCCAGGGGATAGAGAGGTTGGAGCACTGGGCCTCGTAAAGACTGGCGTCCGGGTTGTAATCGGCGAAGTAGGTGAGTGAGACCATTCCCAGGCTGAGGTGACGTAACCTTCCCTCGTTACGAAGCTTCGCCAGCTTCTGCACGTGCCCATCCGATGTTCCACTGCGTATCCACGGCGTCAGGAGCCCGAGCTGATTGGCTGTATCCAGGACGGTGGTCTCGAAGGAGGCGTCGTCGGGGTTTGTGTAGATGCAGGTGCCGGCTCCACCCAGAAGGCTCAGGTAGATGGAAGCTTTGATTGGCCTCTCCCACGCGCCCACCACAATCTCACGACACGCCTCCTTGTAGTCTCTGGACATGCCGCTAAACCACACACctgatggagaggggagagaattgTGAGAAAAAGACAGACAGCATTCACACGAGATAAGATAGGTGGTTTACTAAAACAAAGGCAAAACAGACTGACACAATATCCCTAGACATGGTAGTGAGGCATGCACACAATTATAATGTTTTGTGTGTCAACACTGTATTCTATTGCATTGCATCTCCAAGCTGACAGGAACTGTCTCAGAGAGAGGTCACCGCAATAACCTCAGTCACGTGCCTTCCTCCACCCTGTGATTGCAAGCAGGGGCAACTGTGAAGGATCAAAAGCTAACAATACCTTTACATAGACGTGTATGAAGTACATTTTCAAATCTAACAAGTGTAAAAACCACAATGTGATACAGTTTGTTTGAAGCTAATGTCACATAATCTGATAACCTCATGAATGACTTTGGCAAGACGGTTAAGCAAGAAAGATCATAGGTTCGTAAAGGCGTGGTGGGCTAACACGGCAACCAAGAGATAGATCGGTTTCTTACCCAATTTGCtatttttcaacctctcccatcgGGTGCCATTGATGGGtgctgctcctgcttctgctaCAGAGGTGGAGCACCATCTCCTGAGCACCCACGAGGCAGCCATGTTCGTCAGACAGAAGCCGATCGTTCCGGAAGTTCACATTCGGACTGGCTCGGACCGGAAAAACACAGCGGTCTTCTTgatacattaatttccaatgtgAAAAAATGTAATTTATTGAGACAAAATGGCATGTCAGTAAAAAGTTATTTAAAAAGTTATTTTTTCccgtaaaaaaaacaaatatccaATATCCAGTTCTGCTTAAAAAGAATGTCATTAAATCCCTGTAATATCACtataaactaataaatatcatgtAAGTACAAatgttaattttttttaaacattcggATAACACCCATATTACAAAGAAAACACTCTCATTTGGCGCACCGCATTATCTTCCGTCTGTACCTGGTCACGTGAACATGATGATCCGTCTTGAGCCAACACAGAATCCGTTGTGTACATAAGGTGACGTGGAACAGGCGAGTGATAATGTGAATTTAGTGCACCGTAGTTGAAATTAAcaccattagctagctagtttattcAGACATCCAACGCAgtacacatttttttaaatatttaactatgTGCTGCTGTTGTTAGGTGAGTTGATATTGAGATATAAAGCGAGAAAACAGTGCTCGCTCGACAGCTGTCAGGCTAGCGAGGCGGTCGTGTCAGCACTGCTAACATAGCTGACTGGCTCGCATTGCGGATACAACACAACAGAACCTCCTGTGACAAACAGGTAAGTCTCGGGTCACGACGGCCAACGTATGACTAAatctgaagctagctagctagagttACAGTAAACTATAGGCATAAACATGACACACAGACTGCTAGCCTGCCAAACAGGTCAACACAAACGATCATTTGTCAGATTAAAAAATTGCACCTGTATATTCGATGTCGCATGCCTACACATGATGCTGTTACGTATGCTTTAGAAGGCAGCCAACAAAGAGAACATCTTGTTCATATGTACTTGGCTACCCTATCCGGGAGAAGAACACAGACTGTTGCCATATGTCAGCCTCAACAGTTAAGAGTACATTTTCTCATCTCCTTCCAGGTCTTGCATGAGGTGGTCATCTTTCCAGAGTTACCATGGCGAGTCCAGATGATCTGAAGTTCCAAGGTGAGGCTCATGGAGTGGCTCCCATCCTCCTCTGTTTATCCCCTTTCACCTCCTCttcactcttcccctctctccttgtctctacATCTCTCACTGCCACTGTCCCGcacctcctctctgtcccttcctcATTCCCTCACTCTAACCACCTCTGTCTTCTTCTCCTCTAGAGTTTGATGAGGCCACTGACCTGCTGTTAGCAGACCCTGGGGCCTCCACCCTCAGTATGTCTGGCTCCAGCAGAACGGCCCCGGCCGGTGCCACTGGGGACATCAAACTGGACATGTCCGATGATGAGGGACAGGAGGAGAGTTCAGAGGTCAGGATGATGAATGAGTGCAATCATATCGCTACATTGATAATCTGAAATTTTGCCTTTGTAATGA is from Salvelinus namaycush isolate Seneca chromosome 41, SaNama_1.0, whole genome shotgun sequence and encodes:
- the LOC120034543 gene encoding mitochondrial import inner membrane translocase subunit Tim29-like: MAASWVLRRWCSTSVAEAGAAPINGTRWERLKNSKLGVWFSGMSRDYKEACREIVVGAWERPIKASIYLSLLGGAGTCIYTNPDDASFETTVLDTANQLGLLTPWIRSGTSDGHVQKLAKLRNEGRLRHLSLGMVSLTYFADYNPDASLYEAQCSNLSIPWRELHTRVLDVGFAGRWWILDHKMKDYDVNDEEFKHLPPAMAATGPPGVQGVENNERLHKESWMPLKTEENEEKEKASAAVEEEGGIVEQIKMDSLDLVETIKIKTGIVAQPQELPDPEPQERTLTETETQE